A stretch of Ascochyta rabiei chromosome 6, complete sequence DNA encodes these proteins:
- a CDS encoding Acylglycerol lipase, translated as MAIVEGWHTVDDGRKLYTKTWTRENQAATARLVFIHGFSDHINTYGNFFPRLAAQGIEVYGFDQRGWGKSVTQASERGHTGPTARVLADMTSFIKSVLPSPVPVFLMGHSMGGGEVLCYAAQGPREIRQHIRGYLLESPFVDFDAKSKPSSLTVFLGRLAGKLLPHRQLVNKLDVQLISRDAEACKRLEADELCHDTGTLEGLAGMLDRTADLAAGKVMIPDDAGEGGVTRIWIGHGDQDGITAFSASQRLADALQVKDKEFRAYKGYYHRLHDEPRAEAEVFMDDVASWILARSVEAVQVEGAKPRL; from the exons ATGGCTATCGTAGAAGGCTGGCACACAGTCGACGACGGGCGAAAGCTCTACACCAAGACCTGGACACGGGAAAACCAAGCGGCCACCGCTCGGCTGGTCTTCATCCATGGCTTCTCCGACCACATCAACACCTACGGCAACTTCTTTCCGAGGCTCGCAGCCCAGGGCATTGAAGTCTACGGCTTCGACCAGAG AGGATGGGGCAAGTCGGTGACCCAAGCCTCCGAACGAGGCCACACAGGCCCAACGGCCAGAGTGCTTGCGGACATGACCTCGTTCATCAAGTCAGTCCTACCCAGTCCCGTGCCCGTTTTCTTGATGGGCCACAGCATGGGCGGGGGGGAGGTCCTGTGCTACGCTGCTCAAGGCCCGCGTGAGATCCGCCAGCACATCCGTGGGTACTTGCTCGAGTCGCCTTTCGTCGACTTTGACGCAAAGTCGAAGCCGTCGTCCTTGACCGTCTTCCTCGGGAGGCTTGCGGGGAAACTACTCCCGCACAGACAGCTCGTGAACAAGCTCGACGTCCAGCTCATCTCTCGCGACGCTGAGGCCTGCAAGCGCTTGGAAGCAGACGAGCTGTGTCACGACACGGGAACGCTCGAAGGGCTTGCGGGTATGCTTGACCGCACCGCCGATTTAGCTGCCGGCAAAGTCATGATTCCGGACGATGCTGGGGAAGGCGGAGTGACGAGGATCTGGATAGGGCACGGCGACCAGGATGGAATCACGGCTTTCTCGGCTTCCCAGCGTCTGGCCGATGCGCTGCAGGTCAAGGACAAGGAGTTCAGGGCGTACAAGGGCTACTACCATCGAT TACACGACGAGCCCAGGGCTGAGGCGGAGGTGTTTATGGACGATGTCGCCAGCTGGATACTCGCTCGCTCTGTAGAAGCGGTGCAAGTGGAGGGCGCGAAGCCCAGGTTGTAG
- a CDS encoding Delta(24(24(1)))-sterol reductase, which yields MSSNPPPAASSSKLSAPTAPQPPAQNQSASATVHFFGHQRGTLPFKNAPTPRNQQPGKKQNKGSNKFRQAHEDSLADSLAMPPSSNRKGQTSITHLMNFNLPPRPPNLHHAHAHGRSYRRVPAWGVGSGYHATDKARYVHANYRFIVDPRGDYRAQRVDADIHLDWNNVLQILASSVSQHASCPICLGTPVAPRMARCGHIFCLPCLIRYMHAEDEAKEPLKRARSKKCPLCFDTIYPSETKPVRWYVGQEGEPPREGGDVVLRLVMRSAGSTLAMPRDGAEVLRKDQDIPWYFAAEVMDYARVLRGGEDYMMEQFDKEIVELRQQAQEDEVMFGDDNVQWAKKAIRNIQETKEKVHGIGNPPESALKPAEPKPKRAPIVFREEAPDFFPSGQDVDGEPAPAPAPAPSDNSQQRNMSMSSQTSRSSVPATLAEIRHRQHHDQSRTPSEYFFYQALMHYYLSPLDIRILKAAFENFAAFPATILPRVERVSTGHVVDDDLRKRTKYLAHLPYGCEVSFLECDWTDTVAPEVLERFMPDIERRRKKHQDKEGREEKARIRAEKAEYAEFSSARRKRPSISECFSANDFLPLASSSNPDGQPTTDGEDTSTSPPWPARRGEGFASLASPSTSPSAPRTVWGTTAVSGTSPVLAPLEHDGDDGWLQGWEKDLLQEEEMIAQAQAMSLGDEGESSTSKKPAAGKGKKKKKITLMSTNVRRGA from the exons ATGTCCTCGAACCCACCCCCGGCCGCCTCGTCCTCCAAGCTCTCTGCGCCCACCGCTCCCCAGCCGCCCGCCCAGAACCAGTCGGCCTCGGCCACCGTCCACTTCTTCGGCCACCAGCGGGGTACTCTCCCCTTCAAGAACGCCCCCACGCCGAGGAACCAGCAGCCCGGCAAGAAGCAGAACAAGGGCTCCAACAAGTTTCGCCAGGCCCATGAGGATTCCCTAGCCGACTCG CTCGCCATGCCTCCCTCCAGCAACCGAAAAGGGCAGACGTCCATAACCCACCTGATGAACTTCAACCTCCCGCCCCGCCCCCCAAACCTccaccacgcccacgcccacggcAGGAGCTATCGACGCGTCCCTGCCTGGGGCGTCGGCTCCGGCTACCATGCCACAGACAAGGCGAG ATATGTCCACGCCAACTACCGCTTCATCGTCGATCCGCGTGGTGACTATCGCGCTCAGCGCGTCGACGCCGACATCCACCTGGACTGGAACAACGTCCTGCAGATCCTGGCCTCGTCCGTCTCCCAGCACGCGTCGTGTCCCATCTGTCTAGGAACGCCGGTAGCTCCGAGAATGGCCAGATGCGGACACATCTTCTGTCTGCCCTGTCTGATACGCTACATGCACGCCGAGGACGAGGCCAAGGAACCCCTCAAGAGGGCTCGTTCGAAAAAGTGCCCGCTCTGCTTCGACACCATCTACCCATCCGAGACAAAACCTGTGCGCTGGTACGTCGGACAAGAGGGGGAGCCGCCGAGAGAGGGCGGCGATGTGGTCCTCCGCCTGGTGATGCGCTCCGCGGGAAGCACGCTGGCCATGCCCCGCGATGGCGCCGAGGTCCTGCGCAAAGACCAAGACATTCCCTGGTACTTTGCTGCCGAGGTCATGGATTATGCCCGCGTACTTCGAGGGGGAGAGGACTACATGATGGAACAGTTCGACAAGGAGATTGTCGAGCTGCGCCAGCAAGCACAAGAGGACGAGGTCATGTTTGGTGATGACAACGTGCAGTGGGCGAAAAAGGCCATCCGGAACATCCAGGAGACAAAAGAAAAAGTCCACGGCATTGGAAATCCGCCCGAATCCGCCCTCAAGCCGGCAGAGCCAAAGCCGAAAAGAGCGCCCATCGTCTTCCGCGAAGAGGCTCCCGACTTCTTTCCCTCCGGCCAGGACGTCGATGGAGAGCCGGCGCCGGCGCCGGCGCCGGCGCCCAGTGACAACAGCCAGCAGCGGAACATGTCCATGTCTTCACAGACCTCGCGCTCGAGCGTGCCAGCAACACTTGCCGAGATTCGTCATCGACAACACCACGACCAAAGCCGCACACCGTCCGAATACTTCTTCTACCAAGCGCTCATGCACTACTACCTGTCTCCGCTTGACATACGCATCCTCAAGGCTGCTTTCGAGAACTTTGCGGCCTTCCCGGCTACCATCCTACCGCGCGTCGAGCGTGTCTCGACCGGCCATGTCGTCGATGACGACTTGAGGAAACGCACAAAGTACCTTGCCCACCTGCCATACGGCTGCGAGGTCAGTTTCCTCGAATGCGACTGGACCGACACCGTTGCGCCCGAGGTCTTGGAACGCTTCATGCCCGACATcgagaggaggaggaagaagcATCAGGACAAAGAGGGCCGCGAAGAAAAGGCAAGGATTCGGGCTGAGAAGGCCGAGTATGCTGAGTTCAGCTCAGCTCGGAGGAAGCGGCCCAGCATTTCAGAGTGTTTCTCTGCAAACGACTTCCTGCCACTGGCGTCCAGCAGCAACCCGGATGGTCAGCCCACCACAGACGGCGAGGACACATCGACATCACCACCGTGGCCTGCTCGTCGGGGCGAAGGCTTCGCATCGCTGGCATCCCCATCTACCAGCCCATCTGCTCCTCGCACTGTGTGGGGCACTACGGCTGTGTCAGGTACTTCGCCCGTGCTCGCGCCCTTGGAGCACGACGGTGACGACGGATGGCTGCAAGGCTGGGAGAAGGACTTGTTGCAGGAGGAAGAGATGATCGCCCAGGCGCAAGCCATGTCGCTTGGAGACGAAGGCGAGTCGTCGACGTCGAAGAAGCCCGCAGCGGGAAAGGgcaagaaaaagaagaaaatcACTCTCATGAGCACAAACGTGCGGAGAGGAGCGTAA
- a CDS encoding Ubiquitinyl hydrolase 1 codes for MPHMQPWSPYHPPQPMPQPPPQPQPQPQPQPPPQPQYNMPPRQFQPLASPVVVSSHPHMAGMPPAIPALAQTPPIAHSHTPPPALQRTHTPQQPPSPPSLGPYARRLDFVPRAPPAPPAPPAPPAPPAPPAPSVLASLATSPPVAESEPVPSVAQPATFKPFYPPLPWLSVPDAHFPAPAAARRRRRRRRGPVPPQEQGLALPSRRQHVLAHAKATEDSPRAEHESAGEPDESQASTMAAPSDAELDTPSTSHPPSEMDAPSVQPAAAQTAAAAPKHARNTTKPAVPLIPIKTARAPSAASTTHKSLKSAPAEKPQPTTVDPLAAPAPEAPKPAAPAVPKSWAELLRAKNAAAAPQAPAQAQPPAASNGAVSANGPVTSKSSSLAEVLASYAVDAESKVSFIEPRGLVNTGNLCYMNSVLQVLLFCAPFYDFLDQTAKRAVHSFKSETPLVDAMIMFLRDFKVIDSASSAEQLRLRLKVDELEQYGDPLTPEYVYDTIRRLPRFDNMKRGSQEDAEEFLGFLLAGLHDDCAHVIKKGKTDAAHNGTSPDADPSDSTDGGWLEVTAKQKTSHTQSSGAVEVETPITKIFGGKLRSEYRKAGEKPSVTFEPYQPLQLDIGEPHINNISDALKNLTRLETLDSAVRGARASTKQVHIETLPPVLILHLKRFHYDEKGPQKIWKKIGYPLELEIPKEVFPQHKRGGYQAQGGFPKYRLTGVVYHHGKNASGGHYTVDLRRQEGKEWIRMDDTVIRRIRAEDVAEGGAEEDPKLLAAALEQHKNDAGKSKNFFAQIDMDEEASDKGGWNQVNGTDKKDSTKKWAGVVNGTATPNSAGKRTPLAKENVRDNKVAYILFYQRIES; via the exons ATGCCGCACATGCAGCCATGGAGCCCCTACCACCCGCCCCAGCCCATGCCTCAGCCCccgccacagccacagccacagccacagccgcAGCCACCGCCCCAGCCCCAGTACAACATGCCCCCGCGCCAGTTCCAGCCTCTCGCCTCGCCCGTCGTCGTCTCCTCGCACCCGCACATGGCCGGCATGCCCCCCGCCATCCCCGCCCTCGCCCAGACGCCGCCCATCGCCCACTCGCACACGCCCCCGCCCGCCCTGCAGCGCACACACACGCCCCAGCAgccgccctcgccgccctcgctGGGCCCGTACGCGCGCCGTCTTGATTTCGTGCCCCGTGCCCCGCCTGCACCGCCTGCACCGCCTGCACCGCCTGCACCGCCTGCACCGCCTGCGCCCTCTGTGCTCGCCTCCCTGGCCACCTCTCCCCCCGTCGCAGAGTCCGAGCCCGTGCCGTCTGTCGCCCAGCCAGCCACGTTCAAGCCCTTCTACCCGCCCCTGCCCTGGCTCTCTGTCCCCGACGCACACTTTCCCGCCCCTGCTGCAGCccggaggaggaggagaaggaggcgcGGCCCCGTTCCGCCCCAGGAGCAAGGCCTCGCGCTGCCTTCGCGCCGGCAGCATGTCCTCGCCCACGCAAAGGCGACAGAAGACTCGCCACGCGCCGAGCACGAGTCGGCAGGAGAACCAGACGAGTCCCAGGCCTCCACCATGGCCGCGCCCTCCGACGCCGAGCTCGACACCCCCTCCACCTCGCACCCACCGTCCGAGATGGACGCGCCCTCGGTTCAGCCAGCGGCTGCCCAGAcagccgccgccgcgccCAAGCACGCCCGCAACACGACCAAGCCCGCTGTCCCGCTGATCCCCATCAAGACCGCCAGGGCACCAAGCGCGGCTTCGACCACCCACAAGTCGCTCAAGTCTGCCCCTGCTGAGAAGCCTCAGCCAACGACGGTAGACCCACTCGCTGCCCCTGCGCCGGAAGCCCCTAAACCCGCCGCACCCGCCGTCCCAAAGTCATGGGCTGAGCTGCTGCGCGCCAAGAACGCTGCAGCCGCACCGCAAGCTCCCGCCCAGGCACAGCCGCCAGCCGCCTCAAACGGTGCGGTGAGCGCAAACGGTCCTGTGACATCCAAGAGCAGCTCCCTCGCAGAGGTCCTTGCGTCCTACGCTGTCGACGCTGAAAGCAAGGTCTCGTTCATCGAGCCTCGTGGCCTTGTAAATACGGGCAACCTTTGTTACATGAATTCT GTCCTTCAGGTACTCCTCTTCTGCGCGCCCTTTTATGACTTCCTGGACCAGACGGCAAAGCGCGCTGTGCATAGCTTCAAGTCGGAGACCCCTCTCGTTGACGCCATGATCATGTTCCTGCGCGACTTCAAAGTCATCGACTCGGCCAGCTCGGCCGAGCAGCTGCGCTTGCGTTTGAAGGTGGACGAGCTGGAGCAGTACGGCGACCCCCTGACCCCTGAGTACGTCTACGACACCATCAGGCGATTGCCTCGTTTCGACAACATGAAGCGGGGCTCACAGGAAGACGCCGAGGAGTTTCTGGGCTTCCTTCTCGCCGGGCTGCACGACGACTGTGCCCACGTGATTAAAAAGGGCAAGACCGATGCGGCACACAACGGCACATCGCCAGACGCCGATCCGTCAGACTCCACCGATGGCGGCTGGCTCGAAGTCACAGCGAAGCAGAAGACGTCACACACCCAGTCTTCTGGCGCCGTCGAGGTCGAAACACCCATCACCAAAATCTTTGGCGGCAAGCTCCGCTCCGAGTACAGGAAGGCGGGTGAGAAGCCGTCGGTCACTTTCGAACCCTACCAGCCTTTGCAGCTCGACATTGGCGAGCCACACATCAACAACATCTCGGACGCGCTGAAGAACCTGACGCGTCTGGAGACGTTGGACAGTGCCGTTCGCGGCGCTCGCGCCTCTACCAAGCAGGTGCACATCGAGACCCTGCCGCCGGTTCTCATCCTCCATCTGAAGCGCTTCCACTACGACGAAAAGGGCCCGCAGAAGATCTGGAAGAAGATCGGCTACCCCCTTGAGCTGGAAATCCCCAAGGAGGTGTTCCCTCAGCACAAGCGTGGAGGCTACCAAGCACAGGGTGGATTCCCCAAGTACAGGCTGACGGGTGTCGTCTATCACCACGGCAAGAATGCCAGCGGCGGCCACTACACCGTCGATCTTCGCCGACAAGAGGGCAAGGAGTGGATCCGCATGGACGACACTGTGATCCGTCGCATCCGCGCCGAGGACGTCGCCGAGGGGGGCGCTGAAGAGGACCCCAagctgctggctgctgctCTTGAGCAGCACAAGAACGACGCCGGTAAGAGCAAGAATTTCTTTGCACAGATCGACATGGACGAGGAGGCCTCAGACAAGGGAGGCTGGAACCAAGTCAATGGTACAGACAAGAAGGACAGCACCAAGAAGTGGGCTGGTGTTGTCAACGGCACAGCGACACCCAACTCGGCGGGGAAGCGAACGCCACTTGCAAAGGAGAACGTGAGGGACAACAAGGTGGCGTACATTCTGTTCTACCAACGCATCGAGTCATGA
- a CDS encoding Carboxymethylenebutenolidase: MLITETHRDVPTQAGGDMRVFLFHPTIANYPKAKFPGVVVFSEIYQVTGPVARFARQIASQGYIVAAPSSYHEFTGPEALAYDGPGTDAGNEWKITKKLEAYDEDAKLSVDILLDLPTCNGRIGATGMCLGGHLAYRCALDPRVASAICYFATDVHSGTLGAGKSDDSLQRARDIQGELVLIFGKMDNHVPAAGRDLIRKTLHEAGVTFSFYEPAWAQHAFIRDELSKGRYDAALSGICFEMLKELFSRTLRADLGPRTGGDVEIEDVC; encoded by the exons ATGCTCATCACAGAGACACACAGGGATGTCCCGACCCAGGCGGGCGGTGACATGC GGGTCTTCCTCTTCCACCCGACTATTGCAAACTACCCAAAGGCAAAGTTCCCCGGCGTTGTTGTGTTTTCTGAAATCTACCAGG TGACGGGCCCCGTAGCTCGGTTCGCACGCCAGATTGCATCCCAAGGCTACATTGTCGCCGCCCCATCCTCGTACCACGAGTTCACTGGCCCAGAGGCTCTAGCCTACGACGGCCCGGGCACCGACGCCGGAAACGAGTGGAAAATCACCAAGAAACTCGAGGCGTACGACGAAGACGCCAAACTCTCCGTCGACATCCTCCTCGATCTCCCAACGTGCAATGGCCGGATCGGCGCCACGG GCATGTGTCTCGGCGGGCACCTCGCATACCGCTGCGCTCTCGACCCGCGCGTCGCGTCCGCAATCTGCTACTTCGCGACCGACGTGCACAGCGGCACGCTCGGCGCCGGGAAGAGCGACGACTCGCTGCAGCGCGCGCGCGACATCCAAGGCGAGCTGGTCCTGATCTTCGGGAAAATGGACAACCACGTCCCCGCCGCGGGGCGCGATCTGATCCGCAAGACGCTGCACGAGGCCGGGGTGACGTTTAGCTTCTACGAGCCCGCGTGGGCACAAC ATGCCTTTATCCGCGACGAACTCAGCAAAGGCCGATACGACGCCGCGCTCTCCGGCATCTGCTTCGAGATGCTGAAGGAGCTGTTCAGCCGCACGCTGCGCGCTGACCTCGGCCCGCGGACTGGCGGAGACGTCGAGATCGAGGACGTTTGCTAG
- a CDS encoding mitochondrial metal transporter produces the protein MLLRVRPEGVAVCRRACPHPPPRAALLLSQAAASAQPHGLHGPNSSSPYPALVRPQLRVLRTSTHTKDAPSQPRSATAYPQLTRLSLDWSSLAHRTRHIAAAMPAQTQSRGHAGHSHHHHHHHHHHHHDNTFLLSKNKNDAGVRITRIGLYVNLGMAVSKGVGGYVFNSQALTADAIHSLTDLVSDVMTLATVGWSLKPPSQRFPTGYGKVESLGSLGVSGILLAGGFMMGWSALITIMHQFFPDFADTVAHLGLLAHSHHHHGVDDLGPNINAAWLAAGSILIKEWLYRATLKVANERKSTVLASNAYHHRVDSLTAFVALLLIAGSNVLSNASWLDPVGGLVISLMVVQAGWGNTRSALLELADVGVEDEMREDVTKAATQALQAVNTATDKVELRAVQGVKAGQNYLMDVEVGVPGSWTVDQTRAVEDMLREQVGAKVRGVKKVRVRFVTNSTGEPDFLDEFITGDVTGTPTPESEHEHDHDHDHDHDHDHDHDHDHDHGQSTDAARRRKK, from the exons ATGCTGCTGCGCGTGCGACCAGAGGGCGTTGCTGTCTGCAGACGCGCATgcccacacccaccaccGCGCGCCGCCCTGCTCCTGTCGCAGGCGGCCGCCTCAGCGCAACCGCACGGCCTGCATGGTCCGAATAGCTCGTCGCCCTACCCGGCTCTCGTCCGCCCACAGCTGCGTGTCCTTCGCACCTCGACCCATACCAAGGACGCCCCCTCGCAGCCTCGAAGCGCCACAGCCTACCCACAGCTAACACGTCTGTCCCTCGACTGGAGCTCCCTCGCCCACCGCACACGACACATTGCCGCTGCCATGCCGGCCCAGACACAGAGCCGTGGACACGCTGGCCACtcgcaccaccaccaccaccaccaccaccaccaccaccacgacAACACCTTCCTGCTGTCCAAGAACAAGAACGATGCCGGCGTCCGCATCACCCGCATCGGCCTGTACGTCAATCTGGGCATGGCCGTGAGCAAGGGCGTAGGTGGCTACGTCTTCAACAGCCAGG CGCTCACCGCCGATGCCATCCACAGCCTGACCGATCTCGTCAGCGACGTCATGACGCTGGCCACCGTCGGCTGGTCCCTGAAGCCCCCCTCGCAGCGATTCCCCACCGGCTACGGCAAGGTGGAGAGCCTGGGTTCGCTGGGCGTCAGCGGGATCCTGCTGGCCGGGGGCTTCATGATGGGCTGGTCCGCCCTGATCACCATCATGCACCAGTTCTTCCCCGACTTTGCCGACACGGTGGCCCATCTGGGCCTGCTGGCACAcagccaccaccaccacggcGTCGACGATCTGGGCCCCAACATCAACGCCGCATGGCTGGCTGCAGGCTCCATCCTGATCAAAGAGTGGCTGTACCGCGCGA CCCTCAAGGTCGCCAACGAGCGGAAATCCACTGTCCTCGCCTCAAACGCCTACCACCACCGCGTCGACTCGCTCACGGCCTTTGTTGCGCTCCTCCTGATCGCCGGCTCCAACGTTCTCAGCAACGCCTCATGGCTCGACCCCGTCGGCGGCTTGGTCATCTCCCTCATGGTGGTCCAGGCCGGGTGGGGCAACACAAGGTCTGCGCTTCTCGAGCTGGCCGACGTCGGCGTCGAGGACGAGATGAGAGAGGACGTCACCAAAGCAGCCACCCAAGCACTGCAAGCCGTCAACACGGCGACGGACAAGGTCGAGCTTCGCGCTGTCCAGGGCGTGAAAGCTGGCCAGAACTACTTGATGGACGTCGAGGTGGGCGTGCCCGGCTCGTGGACCGTCGACCAGACACGCGCTGTCGAGGACATGCTTCGCGAGCAGGTGGGCGCCAAGGTGCGGGGGGTCAAGAAGGTCCGCGTGCGCTTCGTCACGAACAGCACAGGCGAGCCCGACTTTCTCGACGAGTTCATCACCGGCGACGTCACAGGCACGCCGACCCCCGAGTCGGAGCATGagcacgaccacgaccacgaccacgaccacgaccacgaccacgaccacgaccacgaccacgaccacggccAGAGCACCGACGCAGCGCGGAGGAGGAAAAAGTGA
- a CDS encoding Xylulokinase, with protein sequence MADQFLGFDLSTQQLKGIVVGSDLKLVQEAKVDFDADFGAKYGIEKGVLTNPAEGEVFAPVALFLEAIDLVLQRLKEQGADFSNVQGVSGAGMQHGTVFWSEDAERLLANLDPGKTLLEQLEGGAKGERKGAFSHPFSPNWQDASTQKQVEAFDAALQDPESLAAATGSKAHHRFSGPQILRFHDKYPDAYKATSRITLVSSFLASVLLGKIAPMDISDVTGANLWDIKNGRWHEDLLALAGGTSGVEELRRKLGSVPEDGGASFGTISPYFRTRYGFPSSTQIIAFTGDNPSTILALPLRSSDAIVSLGTSTTFLMSTARYNPHPAYHFLNHPTTPGLYMFMLCYKNGGLARERIRDAINGDASRSWDKFNDAATSTPVLGQSDPARDPIRLGLFFPRPEIVPAVKEGTWRYTYTPSTGDLSSADTTSTTAWPLPGADARAILESQFLSLRLRSQSLVEAQGTLPPQPRRIYLVGGGAANPAIAELAGQVLGGSEGVYKLEIGGNACALGSAYKAAWGVQRRQDQQEKFEDWLEARWDEVGFVRKVAHGYRAGVFERYGLAMPGFRALEELAVRDKGQGCVQSETEPTAVVRGLVSENN encoded by the exons ATGGCGGATCAGTTCCTCGGTTTCGACCTCAGCACTCAGCAGCTCAAGG GCATTGTCGTCGGCTCTGATCTCAAACTCGTCcaagaagcaaaggtagatTTCGACGCCGACTTTGGCGCAAAGTATGGCATCGAGAAGGGCGTGCTCACCAACCCGGCCGAGGGCGAGGTGTTTGCCCCTGTGGCGCTGTTCCTCGAGGCCATCGACCTCGTGCTGCAGCGGCTGAAGGAGCAGGGCGCAGACTTCTCCAACGTGCAGGGCGTCTCGGGCGCGGGCATGCAGCATGGAACCGTCTTCTGGAGCGAGGACGCCGAGCGCTTGCTTGCCAATCTGGACCCGGGGAAGACGCTGCTGGAGCAGCTCGAGGGCGGTGCCAAGGGCGAGAGGAAGGGAGCCTTCAGTCACCCCTTCAGCCCCAACTGGCAGGACGCGAGCACGCAGAAGCAGGTCGAGGCGTTCGACGCGGCGCTGCAGGATCCCGAGAGCCTCGCTGCGGCCACCGGAAGCAAGGCTCACCAC CGCTTCAGCGGCCCTCAGATTCTCCGCTTCCACGACAAGTACCCGGACGCCTACAAGGCCACCTCGCGCATCACCCTGGTGTCGTCCTTCCTCGCCTCGGTCCTGCTGGGCAAGATCGCACCCATGGACATCTCCGACGTGACGGGAGCCAACCTCTGGGACATCAAGAACGGCCGCTGGCACGAAGACCTCCTCGCGCTCGCAGGCGGCACTTCAGGCGTCGAAGAGCTGCGCAGGAAGCTCGGCAGCGTGCCCGAAGACGGCGGAGCCTCGTTCGGCACAATCTCCCCCTACTTCCGCACCCGCTACGGCTTCCCCTCGTCGACCCAAATCATCGCCTTCACGGGCGACAACCCATCGACGATCCTCGCACTGCCGCTGCGCTCCTCGGACGCCATCGTCTCGCTCGGCACAAGCACCACCTTCCTCATGTCCACGGCCCGCTACAACCCGCACCCGGCGTACCACTTCCTCAACCACCCGACCACGCCAGGTCTGTACATGTTCATGCTGTGCTACAAGAACGGCGGGCTAGCGCGCGAGCGCATCCGCGACGCCATCAACGGCGACGCCTCGCGCAGCTGGGACAAGTTCAACGACGCCGCCACCTCGACGCCGGTCCTCGGGCAGTCAGACCCAGCGCGCGACCCAATCCGGTTGGGACTCTTCTTCCCGCGCCCGGAGATCGTGCCCGCCGTCAAGGAGGGAACATGGCGATACACATACACCCCCAGCACCGGCGATCTCTCGTCCGCCGacaccacctccaccacagCCTGGCCCCTTCCAGGCGCCGACGCCCGCGCCATCCTGGAAAGCCAATTCCTCTCTCTCCGCCTGCGCTCTCAATCCCTCGTGGAAGCCCAAGGCACCCTCCCCCCGCAACCGCGCAGAATCTACCTCGTAGGCGGCGGCGCCGCGAACCCGGCCATCGCCGAGCTAGCCGGCCAGGTCCTCGGCGGCAGCGAGGGTGTCTACAAGCTAGAGATCGGAGGCAACGCGTGTGCGCTCGGCAGCGCGTACAAGGCCGCGTGGGGCGTGCAGCGGCGGCAGGACCAGCAAGAGAAGTTCGAGGACTGGCTGGAGGCGCGGTGGGACGAGGTTGGTTTCGTGCGCAAGGTCGCACACGGCTATCGCGCCGGCGTGTTTGAGCGGTACGGGCTGGCGATGCCCGGTTTCCGCGCGCTCGAGGAGCTCGCCGTTCGGGACAAGGGCCAAGGGTGCGTCCAGAGCGAGACAGAGCCCACCGCCGTCGTTCGCGGCCTTGTCAGCGAGAATAACTAA
- a CDS encoding Ketohexokinase, protein MPHIICVGAVYMDTILSVPHFPEEDSKLRATSMVRRRGGNTANTLEVISQLLPDHNFDKESLTYATELLLLTVLPDPNSPDTQTVITSLPDVSTRLFQYRAGEHVAASSYIIQSASNLTRTVVSANPLEEMTVAEFKAAIEPLIPAGQYEVEVWIHFEGRMPDVLLPCVQWLRDRYGYHGKVRVSVECEKPDRTGIKDVAALADIVFYSRLWAEAHTDTDSSICAPPADGESFLRSQIPFTHADSLMLCTWGSSGATALRKTNNKLQKLESVDGWKPSPSHHTAQPVDSVGAGDTFIAGMLYAMVEQKRWGIAERLAFANELAGRKVHRHGFEGLGEELKATDRWGGDLASPPQNG, encoded by the exons ATGCCGCACATAATCTGCGTCGGTGCGGTCTACATGGACACCATCCTGTC CGTCCCCCATTTCCCGGAGGAAGACAGCAAGCTCCGGGCCACGAGCATGGTTCGACGCCGCGGCGGCAACACAGCCAACACGCTCGAAGTCATCTCCCAACTCCTCCCCGACCACAATTTCGACAAGGAGAGCTTGACATATGCCACGGAACTGCTCCTCCTTACGGTTTTGCCTGACCCGAACTCCCCGGATACGCAGACAGTCATCACTTCCCTCCCAGATGTGTCAACAAGACTCTTCCAGTACCGAGCCGGTGAGCACGTCGCAGCAAGCAGCTACATCATCCAGTCCGCTTCCAACTTGACCCGAACGGTTGTCAGCGCGAATCCACTTGAAGAGATGACCGTGGCCGAGTTCAAGGCTGCGATCGAGCCACTGATTCCGGCCGGGCAGTATGAGGTAGAGGTGTGGATACACTTCGAAGGCCGGATGCCGGACGTCTTGCTACCGTGCGTGCAGTGGCTGAGGGACAGGTATGGGTATCACGGTAAGGTGCGCGTTAGCGTCGAGTGCGAGAAGCCTGATAGGACAGGCATCAAGGACGTTGCTGCGCTGGCCGACATCGTCTTCTACTCGAGACTGTGGGCAGAA GCACATACCGACACAGACAGCAGCATCTGCGCACCGCCCGCGGATGGAGAATCCTTCCTCCGCTCTCAGATCCCCTTCACTCACGCAGATTCCCTGATGCTCTGCACCTGGGGCTCCTCAGGCGCCACAGCCCTCCGAAAGACCAACAACAAACTCCAGAAGCTCGAGTCTGTCGACGGCTGGAAGCCCTCACCGAGTCACCACACGGCACAGCCCGTCGATAGCGTCGGCGCGGGGGATACGTTTATCGCCGGGATGCTGTACGCGATGGTCGAGCAGAAGCGCTGGGGCATTGCAGAGAGGTTGGCGTTTGCGAACGAGCTTGCGGGGAGGAAGGTGCACCGGCACGGATTTGAGGGGTTGGGCGAGGAGTTGAAAGCGACGGATAGGTGGGGAGGGGATTTGGCGAGTCCCCCGCAGAACGGGTAG